TATTCAAATAAGTTCATAATATGTAGACTAGTATTTATTAGTATAGTATTTATAGGtctgaaacataatttttatttatataacaacaaaaacaaattagTATAATTAATATTCAAGTagatttataatatataattctaTTATTTATCAAAcctaactaaaatttatttatataacaaaaataaaacaatttaatataacTATTAATTTACAATTATGtaaatcaaaatatattatttataattgaaaaaCAATCCTGAAAAACAATCCTTTAGGCGTAGTATGAACAAATGACGAGAGTGCAGTAACAACAAAATGCTTGGAAAAAAACAGAAATTGCAGACTAACTCACCTCAATTACTTCATTTTGTCTATTAACATAATAGAATTATCATCATGCTTCTATTCAAAAACTTAACTATTAtgaaccaagtaaaaaaaaaaattgttctagtGATCCTGCTGTGCTATCGAATGTCTCGGCCCAGTATTTGTCTAGTGTCAATGTGTCACCAAGCTGTAATCCACATGTTCCTGACACCAACATGTGAAATTTTtcctaataaatagaaaatagtCACTGTAATTCAGATTCACTAAAACAGTACTAAATGAAATGTTTCTAACTATAGACCAATTTCATTACTTTGCACATGAAGCCAGCGTATGGCCAGGGACAAGATTATGTATATGGTGGATCGCGACAAagacgaaataacaccgaaaaccatgTCAATACACCACGTAACACCATTAATcaccgaaatgaaaaaaaaaaaaaaaaaaaaaaaccacgacatatttaattaaaactcaacccagattaaaaaaaaaaactaatatttttaaaaattatagcatGGAGTtagaaccaaaattttttttatatacatatattgcaACTAATAatagtaactaattttttttattaagacattggtacattttttcaaatgcaaaaactacttgctgatttattaattttattgttcccagtagttaGAGATgcctattacaaattattatattgtaaaagtgcatcatgtatcagtcaaaatgacactgttttggtgaagttAGAAGCATTGAACAAGTAAGTGTTGTATTtgtcaggggcgtaggaaccggggggacaggggggacgtgtccccctgaactttttggttggaggggactgtcccccccaactttctagaccgtgatatttttattttataatattattctgcccaattttatttgtaatttcttcactcatcaaattttatcttaaggaaacaataataattttaacatctatgtatccaatggttagatacaaaaactgcttaaaaagcgctattttgcacttttaaaatcaaaattttccggtggaggacccccggacccccggaccccccgtcttggtaagaggggaatgggtttacatggcatcaaaatcattatttgtctcccccaactttatgaacacagctacgccaatggtatttgttgaaaattgtgcTAGCTTTACGAAAAATGgagttcataaaataaaaaaaacggtaACACAGAAATAGGTAGCAATGTCTTGATAAGGAAACTGGCCGAGGATGACGGCGGAGGGTACGCACCACTTCGGTGGGGCGGAAGTACTTGGGGTTGACGCGCACCCTCACGGCGCCCGAGCCGGCCTCGCGCCCCAGCTCCGACACCCCGGAGCCCTCCCACGCGATGCTGCGCCCCACGTGCCGGAAGGCTGCCTCCACGAACTCCCGCACGCTGTGCGTCTCGCCCGTCGCGATCACAAAGTCCTCGGGCGCCGGCTGCTGCAGCATCAGCCACATGGCCTGCCGACACACCACCGTTCCCCCAGGGGCGTGTCTATGTCGCCCCTTTAATAACACCGCCTCACAACTTTCAACAGCACAGCGTCACTGTTTGTTAGGGATGTGCGAGCACCCGATATTTTCGTGTACGGTTCGAATCCATAATTACCCGAAACCCAGAATCGTACGTACGTacattcgaacagtattacgaacattcacaaaagttataaattattttaatacggcacaaaaatactagcagtgaaaaataaaattaggctactattacgtaagtatttataatatgatgtatcaaagaaagatatgtaaattaaacaattaacacagtgacattaaaagagttctgagatttcgagagcttaaactataatcaCAAATTTCGTcatatagcaaactataaactaaaaacaattacgtagatacatacctacaagaaaaaaagtcttggctatttattggagaaaaaatggtttcgtttgctgaaacgtttataaaacagatttccctgtggcgtgcagtttattacgattgagttggagaatcgaatatgttttggttttcatatttttaagtgtttattattatttaagtttacataattataaacaattcaatctcagtgtaataaatacgtaattgccagtagttacagttagaaaaaagagaacacacattatttttaaattaatcagttatttttaattattctgtgcttaatatttgGAATTGGATTCaaatctcaaatattgccagggattcgaatcggattctaaccgaactgaaaatcaaggattcgcacatccctaccgTTTATACATTTTATATTAGTACATATATACTTAAATACGTGAAGTTATTACAAGTTGTAAATTTAAGCTTAGAAATTTATGTTCTATGTTTTCCTGACACTTTTATACCGAGTGGCTAGCAAACCTGCGGATAGAAATTTCCCTGACTTATAAAGGTTTGTAAAACATTTTACCAGGCTACTGATATAAGTCGCCaaataactataaaatttttaactgcAGCAGGCAAACTATCAATTATTTTATCACATTACTGTCTATGACCCGTATGTCTGTACTGATGTACTTATGAACGAAAAGGAATGGGGGGGAAAAAACTTTTCGCAACACTTTTAAATACAGTATGTGGCACCGGTAGAAATTAAAATAAGTCtgctataaattaaatattttaaacctcATTATAAAGAAAATCCCGtgacaaaaataatataataacattaGTTACCAGTCTGGATTATTAATAGGCAATACTAGTGTGTTTCTTTAATGCCTTGAAACCAgtctgtatttaattaaaaattcatgtGTAGATGAACACCCATCTGTTTCATCAGAGAACAATCAATGAGTCAACTGTGTACTATTAATTAAATGATTTGAAGCATGATAGAATGTTGATTGTCATTCACATGGTCACAATCAGTAATGTATTGTTTCAAAATTTTGATCAAATATAGAGGTTTTATATTATAGACTGGCAACATTGGTTGCTTATGGAAATGATGACACTGCAAACTGTGTATTGTGCAGGAAAAGATTTAATGGTCAGTTTGAAACTTTTAGTGTggttgaaatgtgttttgatcaGTATTGGTAGTATAATTATGTGTGTTTCTGTTTGTGTCGGCATGTGTGCTGGTGTAATAAAATTCAAGTCATGTCTTGTTAGTCAAATAAAGAAGACTATTGCTGGTTTGATTATGTAAGGGAATGATTAGTGACAGTTAGGTGATTGCAAAGTGCAGGTTGGTATTACTGAGGCTCCTGCAGCTCAGGGCCGGTAGGGGCCCGAGCCACTGCGACCACGTCGGCGGCACGGGAAGTACCTCCACGTAGTCGCTGGCGTGCCCCCAGTCGCGCTTCGAGTCCAGGTTGCCCAGCTCCAGGCAGTCCATCTGCCCCAGCACGATCTTGGCCACGGAGCGCGTGATCTTGCGCGTCACGAAGTTCTCCCCCCGGCGGGGGCTCTCGTGGTTGAACAGGATGCCGTTGCAGGCGAACATGTTGTAGGCCTCGCGGTAGTTCACCACGATCCAGTAGCCGTACAGCTTGGCACAGGCTGCGGGAACACGCACACCGTTGCCACACTGCCACACGTCTAGCACTGGAGGCAGTTCGACTCAGGTCTGTACAATCACCTACAAGAAAGTCGTtccaattttttgataaaattatatCTGTTAGTTTGGGCAAttcattaatttcataaaaaaaaaattaatcaagagTGCTAAATTGTACTTGTTAACGCAGGGTAGCcacaaaatatttactaaaattacAGACGTTTCTCTGACCAAAACTTTAAATTTCCctgcgtatttttttaaaaacaaattgtcatatatttttttttttgcaattttcataGCAAAATAAAGATCACAGCTGGTCAAGTTCAAGCAGAAACTTGCATACCTAGGCCATTTTATAGTGTCTAAGACTATGCCTTAAAACACACCtgtaaaaacaatgtttttgCAGTTTGGGTGATTgcagattccccccccccccccccccccagcactgGGTAATTTCcgcaaattttttcaaaatttcaagtAAATTGCTTGATTTTCCAGATTATGGTCTCCCTGTAATGGAATCTCACGAATAAATTGTATAGTCTAATCACGTAAATTAACATCTCAAAACATCGAGGCATTCAGAGAAGATGTCGGCTGATAGTATGAGAGTGGAGCGCCGGTGACATCAGTGGCTGGAGGAAACGGCAGCACCCTGAGAACCACTGGTTCAAGGCAACGTCTGACACGTTTCCCATTTGAAGAAATGTGAGTTCGGCCCTTCCGGGACTTGAACCCGGATCACCATCGTGAGAGACTGCGACCAGACCACTTGATATCGCAGCCTCATTTGTTTCTGTCCGAGCACGTATTATGTCAACCTGATCTATGCCTCTTAGAATATACAGAGATGCCAACTTTCAAGACCAGTAATTAGTAACGGTGAAGGAGGTTTGAGAAAACACTATCGCAACTCTCTTTTCCGTACTACAGAAAATTTGCATAATTTCATGGTTAAACACCAACATGTACAACTACTGGTTATTGTGTAATTAAAAGCAATCAGCACACACAATACTCCATAAAAGATAACTTTGAAATATAATTCAGATCTGTGGGCATATCTGAATATGTATATGACTTATAACTACATACATAGTAATTTCAGAGACCTGACACCGTCATGTTTCTTATGTATTTCCTGTCACGTCTGTATGAGAGGTGACGACCTGCTATCACCACGGCAGTAATCTCGTAGTCTGCATGTTTGCGGTAGCAGTGAGTGAGTGATCACATCATGCAGCGAAGCATTACTTGCGTTCAGTTTCACAGCTGTACAGTTCACTATCCTTGCAACACTCGAGACGGTCATTTCCACAGTTCGTCACACGGATCACTGTACGGCAGTGCACAGTGTTTGTGACATGGCACGGCGTGCTCTGAGGTTCGGCACCGAGCGACactcacatttatttatttatttattgaccttTGCCATCATGTCTGATTACGGCGCTACCGGAGTTTATTGTCGATATCGGTTTTAATCTCAGTAAAATCTTTTTGAAGAATTCCAATGCTAGTCTGTATGTTTTTTTTCCGATGGAGCATCTTacaacagtaaaacctttttgttgcaaccccatttattgcgaccacctctctattacaacccgatttcgaggaaccacgaaaaaattgccgaaaatcggaagaaaatcggacagaaaataagtttcttgtggtgagtagcatgTTACAGGGTTTCTCTTgctgagtgctgtactgccgtagcagcgcatatctaaaaatagataccacttcctgtcgacagCTGTCagagcttgacaacccccattccacgtcccttcaatgcaggaaaaaccctccggctGCAGCGTGTGAACAaggtagtcggccgctcgctcgcccttgcccaccctctccccgtaccgtgcgctgcggccgatcttggatgctgcttgtacttgttaacaatcacgttatctgcttcattttaacgaggagagtaaaatatattaaaactgtcagcaaattgataaaaagctttatgtgtctgcaaaacagggcacaacactggcccgccagttgttttcattcgaaacgtggctaaagaacttgcatggatcaggctgaaaacatccggcaatacgtgcaggttataaggaatcttgttatgaattgagatgttatgtttttcgggTAGATATACACAGCCTCCGACCACAGCCGTACCGGCAGGCGTACCGTAGGGCGAGCGCGGGTAGAAGGGCGTGGTCTCACGCTGGGGCACCTCCTGCACCTTGCCGTACAGCTCCGACGTGGACGCCTGGTAGAACCTGACGCTGCGCTCCAGGCCGCACGTCCGCACGGCGTCTAGCAGTCGCAGCGTGCCCACGCCGTCCACCTCCGCCGTGTACTCGCTCAGGTCAAACGACACCTGCGTCACCGCCACCCTTCTCACGATACTGCAGCTTCAAGATTATAGCTCCGTTACAAGTTATCTGCACTCACTGAAGAACTTTCAATtacaattgaaatataaataaaaaaaaattaataataaacgtTTTAGTAGGTATTGTAACTATGAATGTACATTTAAACAATTGAGAGAAACTACTGAACCATGggtgatgcaaaaaattaataacgtGCCAAAATATATTCAACAACTTTTGAGGAAGATTTTGTAATATTATGCAATACCAATTAgatgaaataatattataatataatattaaaataatatttaatcttcaaattttattaataacaaaacattgtagGAAACATTGACACCAAAGAATAGCATCCTCTATTTAAAGTTTAACATAACTATTTACATCAGTGTTAGCTGTGTGGTGAACACTATACTCGCAGTGTGCTACTACCGCTCCAGCCCAGCGTCTCCTACCTATCGGGCTCTCCCAGGTACCGCTGCAACTACTTGCAGACGGCCTGCAACGGACAGCTACTCCCGTGGTAGACTAAAGAATAGTTTTGTGAGCGTTTGAGTGCTGTATCGTTAATTATTGTTTCCTACATTTTACTGATTCTTGAAAGAAGAAAGGGTTACTGAATGACATGTGTCAGCTAACCTACTCTAACCACCAGCACGTGAAACGCTGGCACGCGACGTCACCTTGACATGGCTCTGGGCCGCCAGGTTGTAGATCTCCGAGGGGCGCACCTGCGCCACCAGCTTCACCAGGCAGCTGCTGTCCGTCATGTCGCCGTAGTGCAGCTTCATGCGGCCCTGGCGGTGCGACTGGGGGTCGGCGTACAGGTGCTGGATGCGCCCCGTGTTGAACGTGCTGGCGCGCCGTATGATGCCGTGCACGTGGTAGCCCTTGCCCAGGAGCAGCTCCGCCAGGTAGGAGCCGTCCTGCGCACACACGCGTCGTGTCCCCGCCAGGCCGATCCCCACGTTGCCCGCCACGAACGACAATAATTACTTGCATGACTTTTGGAAATAGTAGATGacacgcaggggcgcaacaactaaatttccaaaagggggggggggggggggggaaatatacctttttataaagaatcatcgatcccacccctattgaaacggggggggggggggggggggggggtcctcccccgggaaaatttgtatttcaaggtggaaaatggtgctatttaagcagttttgttatctaaaaatagactacacagcactttctttgcccccgtttgcccccacttcaaggtttcagagggggggggggggggcaaaataccctttcctcccccccctgttgttgttgcgcccctgatgacACGTAAAGTACTGCCagctcataataataataataataataataataataataataataataataataatagaattcTTACACAGATACCTATGcagaaatcacaaaaaaaaaaaaaaatttaaactttgttATAATGCCCAAATTTCGAGTAACGCCTAGCTTCAAGTTTGGCCGTGAGAGTTATCTAAAATCATAATCACTCAACAATTCTGAAAGACAGATATGTGATACGAAACCGTTAACAACTGCACAACGTCAAAGTTTATgtcttgatcctgatggcaagaTACTGTACGTATTATTGAACCTTTGGTACatcaaaagatcctggacataacaatgaattatgattgcaAGTAgaatgcaaaaatttttttttcagtaagacctgacataatttgtctGTATTGTAATAATCAAGTCTTTGCAACTGCAACCATTATGgtccacaggatcatgccatcgaTATAATGGGACGAAATTTGATATGTTGTATGCAAATCTTAACAGTGCAGTTTTTAATATGagaaacttattaatttaaaacacaatgtAAGCTTTTCTGTGACAGAGAACTTTCATATCAGAGCTACAAGGTACTATTTTGATATTGCTTGGATTCGTAGAGGCCGTCTGTGAGATTGTTCCGAGGGTCAGGCGTGAGGGGTATGGGTGATGGATTGGACAGGAGGTCTGGTGAGGTCTGCATGGGAGTGTTACAAGCTTCAGAGGAGAGGGGGATGGGAAGTCTACGAGTGTAAAGACTGATGTGAGACATGCTTGCTACTACTCTTACGATCAATTGCAAGAAATTTTCTGTCCCTGGGAGGAGTCCCAGGTCGTGGCCGCCTGTTCCAGGATCGACCTGACCATTGTTGTACACCAACGCCTTTTCTTCCATCGCTCTGTAATGGTCTGGAGTTCTCTTTTGCGGTATCACGACATCCCGTAAGCAGACAAAAAACTCACGAAGCGTAAAGTtacattatatttacatatttacctGGCCTGTTATTCCAGTTATTAAGGCAACTTTTCTGCCGGCATCGTCCGGCGGCAAATCTCCTTTATGCATCGTGTTGGACAGCACAGAACACGCTCACTCTACCGAGACGTCGGATTAAAACAAGTATGACGTGTTGTCATAAATGCCACGAAGCATGTTGTTATCTCTTGTTTGAGGACACCGCGAATTCTCATTGATGTCAGGTTAGCACGAGTGGGAATGTGTGTACAAAATAAAGCTTGAGTATGCAATGCATAGAAAACACATTTCAAGCCGTTCGATACTTCGTAGAGACTACTTGATATAGAGATAGGATCCAAAagtggccatatttgtttcaacagttttcagtCAAGATTTGACCATAGTGGGTTGAATGTGGTTGAATAAAATCAgttacatgaatatttaaatttattgttttcttaTTTTTACTTTGCTATATTTTTGAGGTCTTGTCATGTTCTAAACAATTTCATAAGTTAAAATCTGTGTaagctttattttaatttctgtttcTGCCATATTGTATGGGGTTAGGTTTACCAACTGACAAAAAGGGCTACACTTTGAGAAAGTGTGCTATTCCTTCTAGGCCACTGTTACGTATTTAATTATGCGCAGTTACTACTAGCCTGGCtgtctggagtgacgatgcgTACATTCATTAACTAATCAAGTGTCTCTTTTGTTCGGGTTCTAAAATATCATACACAGGTTCAGTTTATAATTAtggccagggccgcaactaggggggagcaagcggggcatacaacccgggcgcaaagctgtgggggcgccgaaatcgcttgcattgtaattcttactacaactggtaacaggtaaaaagttttttaacttgcatgccaggaatttCTAatatgatttacaatataacgtctcaaaatatttattttaaaatactctgagaaaaatgttaagttcattgtaaagggagaagttaTAAAGTTTTAATGCGTGTTCTATAagaatacagtacaatgttgtcagagagggtggtaccaATGGCAGTGAGGAAGCAGTGGCGATGGAATAGTGAATGCCTTAAAATTCCAGTTTCAGGCTCTTCAAGCAATTAATGAcaagtttagctttttaaatgggaataacatctacaaaatagaagttaaagatttgaagactgcagccaaatggttgtctgaaacatacaaagatgacatcaatggagaagaaatagttcaagaaatggaaagttttaaacatcacgccttggcagttgatgacactatgaaaacagcatctgcagcgaccctcttgaagctcattcacgaacacagaattgaagaaggatatccaaacctgaccacagcccttaagatatttcttactcttcctgtaacagtttcttcaggcgaaagaagt
The nucleotide sequence above comes from Bacillus rossius redtenbacheri isolate Brsri chromosome 17, Brsri_v3, whole genome shotgun sequence. Encoded proteins:
- the LOC134540729 gene encoding GDP-mannose 4,6 dehydratase, which codes for MHKGDLPPDDAGRKVALITGITGQDGSYLAELLLGKGYHVHGIIRRASTFNTGRIQHLYADPQSHRQGRMKLHYGDMTDSSCLVKLVAQVRPSEIYNLAAQSHVKVSFDLSEYTAEVDGVGTLRLLDAVRTCGLERSVRFYQASTSELYGKVQEVPQRETTPFYPRSPYACAKLYGYWIVVNYREAYNMFACNGILFNHESPRRGENFVTRKITRSVAKIVLGQMDCLELGNLDSKRDWGHASDYVEAMWLMLQQPAPEDFVIATGETHSVREFVEAAFRHVGRSIAWEGSGVSELGREAGSGAVRVRVNPKYFRPTEVELLLGDASKARSTLGWKPRVTFQELVKDMMDSDLELMKRNPSA